In Populus nigra chromosome 10, ddPopNigr1.1, whole genome shotgun sequence, the following proteins share a genomic window:
- the LOC133704151 gene encoding FCS-Like Zinc finger 8-like isoform X1, with product MLKKRSRAAASKQALMSQHSSIPSPADKFRKPTSFPKLLTAFTFKNFSETSEAIMSPTSILDSKPFSGLKNPFWPDPNPSPKTPEPETRRHWDKLDSKGIGLGIVDALDDEKTDSNLSKPESRTVLFGSQLKIQIPPFPPSFLSPTDQSPKSPGEFGIKTRNSQLGSFSSGYSPSPVKKSLFGSANSGMETPNSPRVFAGCLSASEMELSEDYTCVITHGPIPKTTHIFDNCIVESCCGVVGFSTSLKKNNNRFLGDGSSYSPNNFLSFCSACKNNLEQGKDIYMYRGERAFCSSECRYQAMQLEEGIDGVDPDDA from the exons ATGCTAAAAAAGAGATCAAGAGCAGCAGCAAGCAAGCAAGCTCTAATGTCACAGCATAGCTCAATCCCATCTCCAGCAGACAAATTCAGAAAACCTACTTCATTTCCGAAATTGCTAACCGCCTTCACGTTCAAGAACTTCTCAGAAACGTCAGAGGCAATTATGAGCCCAACTTCAATTCTTGATAGCAAGCCCTTCTCAGGCCTCAAAAACCCCTTCTGGCCTGACCCAAATCCCAGTCCTAAAACCCCGGAACCTGAGACCAGGCGCCACTGGGACAAACTAGACTCCAAAGGCATTGGCCTTGGCATTGTCGATGCTCTTGATGATGAAAAAACTGACTCCAATTTGTCGAAACCCGAAAGCAGAACAGTTCTGTTTGGCTCACAACTAAAGATCCAAATCCCTCCCTTTCCCCCATCATTTCTTTCACCAACAGATCAATCTCCCAAATCTCCAGGTGAATTTGGTATTAAAACAAGAAACTCTCAATTGGGTTCTTTCTCTTCTGGGTACTCCCCTTCTCCagtgaaaaaatcattattcGGATCAGCTAATTCGGGTATGGAAACTCCTAATTCTCCCCGGGTCTTCGCCGGGTGCCTTTCTGCTAGTGAAATGGAGCTCTCTGAGGATTATACTTGTGTAATAACCCACGGGCCTATTCCTAAAACTACTCATATTTTTGACAACTGCATTGTCGAGAGTTGCTGTGGTGTTGTTGGCTTCTCTActtctttaaagaaaaacaataatagatTTTTGGGTGATGGGTCAAGTTACTCGCCTAATAATTTCTTAAGCTTCTGCTCTGCTTGCAAGAACAATCTTGAGCAGGGAAAAGACATTTACATGTACAG AGGGGAAAGAGCATTCTGCAGCAGTGAATGCCGGTACCAGGCGATGCAGTTAGAGGAGGGAATAGATGGAGTGGATCCAGATGATGCTTAA
- the LOC133704151 gene encoding FCS-Like Zinc finger 8-like isoform X2 produces MSQHSSIPSPADKFRKPTSFPKLLTAFTFKNFSETSEAIMSPTSILDSKPFSGLKNPFWPDPNPSPKTPEPETRRHWDKLDSKGIGLGIVDALDDEKTDSNLSKPESRTVLFGSQLKIQIPPFPPSFLSPTDQSPKSPGEFGIKTRNSQLGSFSSGYSPSPVKKSLFGSANSGMETPNSPRVFAGCLSASEMELSEDYTCVITHGPIPKTTHIFDNCIVESCCGVVGFSTSLKKNNNRFLGDGSSYSPNNFLSFCSACKNNLEQGKDIYMYRGERAFCSSECRYQAMQLEEGIDGVDPDDA; encoded by the exons ATGTCACAGCATAGCTCAATCCCATCTCCAGCAGACAAATTCAGAAAACCTACTTCATTTCCGAAATTGCTAACCGCCTTCACGTTCAAGAACTTCTCAGAAACGTCAGAGGCAATTATGAGCCCAACTTCAATTCTTGATAGCAAGCCCTTCTCAGGCCTCAAAAACCCCTTCTGGCCTGACCCAAATCCCAGTCCTAAAACCCCGGAACCTGAGACCAGGCGCCACTGGGACAAACTAGACTCCAAAGGCATTGGCCTTGGCATTGTCGATGCTCTTGATGATGAAAAAACTGACTCCAATTTGTCGAAACCCGAAAGCAGAACAGTTCTGTTTGGCTCACAACTAAAGATCCAAATCCCTCCCTTTCCCCCATCATTTCTTTCACCAACAGATCAATCTCCCAAATCTCCAGGTGAATTTGGTATTAAAACAAGAAACTCTCAATTGGGTTCTTTCTCTTCTGGGTACTCCCCTTCTCCagtgaaaaaatcattattcGGATCAGCTAATTCGGGTATGGAAACTCCTAATTCTCCCCGGGTCTTCGCCGGGTGCCTTTCTGCTAGTGAAATGGAGCTCTCTGAGGATTATACTTGTGTAATAACCCACGGGCCTATTCCTAAAACTACTCATATTTTTGACAACTGCATTGTCGAGAGTTGCTGTGGTGTTGTTGGCTTCTCTActtctttaaagaaaaacaataatagatTTTTGGGTGATGGGTCAAGTTACTCGCCTAATAATTTCTTAAGCTTCTGCTCTGCTTGCAAGAACAATCTTGAGCAGGGAAAAGACATTTACATGTACAG AGGGGAAAGAGCATTCTGCAGCAGTGAATGCCGGTACCAGGCGATGCAGTTAGAGGAGGGAATAGATGGAGTGGATCCAGATGATGCTTAA